One part of the Anguilla anguilla isolate fAngAng1 chromosome 11, fAngAng1.pri, whole genome shotgun sequence genome encodes these proteins:
- the LOC118208055 gene encoding teashirt homolog 2 — MPRRKQQAPKRAAVYMPDDDGSLRESIEDDDADNDTLTEEECSEKTSPKAPEDKETDNKSSYSYQNSPVSVLSNQEAELESRLSDASDRLSDFKSASPPGSQADEESRSAKLKDEMHSSLEKMRAAYANFLSDSYWTGIGLDPKANANASKGSCDSTNGSAKGEFDWHQDALSKTLQQTLSPKPISKPNLFSSVHLYRQTSSKACGAVFTGASRFRCKDCSAAYDTLVELTVHMNKSGHYQDDNHSRPGGTSGSSSKMRKRNLQDMEGKEDAQKVLKCMFCGHSFDSLQDLSVHMIKTKHYQKVPLKEPIPVIAPKLVPPAKKRAFEITRPCSPDSTTGVSHYTDAQRASGLHSSHSNRYGYQNGASYTWQFETCKSQILKCMECGSSHDTLQQLTSHMMVTGHFIKVTSSASKKGKQLALDPLAVEKMQALAEPPAGETHCDADSGKGSPKSVASGEAEKETQKEGAGDKPTDGSKEEAEEVNYDKQDGGEEQKAEEGAFKYPYLREEDLEQVAGGGGDILKSLANTVASAINKAQTGTPSWSAYPSIHAAYQLSGVIKSAPLSASPSIQLKQAFNNKLRAIAPKGKFYQGSIGTESFPVQHHSRDVKKDRGPVGDTKDGQNSKSERAENEESDSQEDSSSSKIDSEPEKERNDGIRGKLSPNFSDRDKASPSPPPMGNGVSHASTLVSNDSPEILSINPLSALQSVLNNHLGKANKPSNPKPEATLTTCSQALFSKPSRSQEKPALALVPPRASRISNSFLFQSNDQPIDLTKYKNHKTSSSHLRSSTPVPQKHALSDIADMVKVLPKATTPKPSVSSRMPALKLETDVRRFEDVSADVYSVHKRKGRQSNWNPQHLLILQAQFASSLFQTSEGKYLLSDLGPQERMHISKFTGLSMTTISHWLANVKYQLRKTGGTKFLKNMDTGSPIFYCNDCASQFRTPAAFICHLESHLGFQIKDMSKIPVEHQTKVEPELSKVLGVRATETLSAEEDIDSKFKCKLCSRTFASNHAVKLHLSKTHSKSPENHSQYVEMDKD, encoded by the coding sequence tTTACATGCCCGATGACGATGGCAGCCTCAGAGAGTCCATCGAAGATGACGACGCAGACAACGACACCCTCACTGAGGAGGAGTGCTCCGAAAAGACCAGCCCCAAGGCCCCGGAGGACAAGGAGACCGATAACAAGAGCAGCTACAGCTACCAGAACTCGCCCGTCAGCGTCCTCTCCAaccaggaggcggagctggagtCCCGCCTCAGCGACGCCAGCGACCGCCTCTCCGACTTCAAGAGCGCCTCGCCGCCCGGGAGCCAGGCGGACGAGGAGAGCAGGAGCGCCAAGCTGAAGGACGAGATGCACAGCAGCCTGGAGAAGATGCGCGCCGCCTACGCCAACTTCCTCTCCGACTCCTACTGGACGGGCATCGGGCTGGACCCGAAGGCGAACGCCAACGCCAGCAAGGGCAGCTGCGACAGCACCAACGGGAGCGCCAAGGGCGAGTTCGACTGGCACCAGGACGCCCTGTCCAAGACGCTCCAGCAGACCCTGTCCCCCAAACCCATCTCCAAGCCCAACCTCTTCAGCTCCGTGCACCTGTACCGGCAGACCAGCAGTAAGGCGTGCGGGGCGGTCTTCACCGGGGCCAGCCGCTTTCGCTGCAAGGACTGCAGCGCGGCCTACGACACCCTGGTGGAGCTCACCGTGCACATGAACAAGAGCGGCCACTACCAGGACGACAACCACAGCAGGCCAGGCGGCACTTCCGGCTCCTCCTCCAAAATGCGCAAGCGGAACCTGCAGGACATGGAGGGGAAGGAGGACGCCCAGAAGGTCCTCAAGTGCATGTTTTGTGGCCACTCCTTTGACTCCCTCCAAGATCTGAGCGTCCACATGATAAAGACGAAGCATTACCAAAAAGTGCCTTTGAAAGAACCCATCCCCGTAATCGCCCCCAAGTTGGTCCCGCCGGCGAAGAAGCGGGCATTTGAAATCACCAGGCCTTGTTCCCCTGACTCCACCACAGGGGTGTCCCACTACACGGATGCGCAGAGGGCTTCAGGCCTTCACAGTTCGCACAGCAATCGCTATGGCTATCAGAACGGCGCTAGCTACACGTGGCAGTTTGAGACGTGCAAGTCTCAGATTCTCAAATGCATGGAGTGTGGGAGCTCGCACGACACCCTCCAGCAGCTCACATCTCACATGATGGTCACGGGACATTTCATCAAAGTCACCAGCTCTGCTTCAAAAAAGGGGAAGCAGCTGGCTTTGGACCCCCTGGCCGTGGAGAAGATGCAGGCGCTGGCAGAGCCCCCAGCGGGAGAAACCCACTGCGATGCAGACAGTGGAAAGGGCTCCCCAAAGAGCGTGGCTTCTGGAGAAGCCGAGAAGGAAACTCAGAAGGAAGGGGCTGGCGACAAACCAACCGACGGCAGCAAAGAAGAGGCAGAGGAAGTCAATTATGACAAGCAGGATGGTGGCGAGGAACAGAAGGCAGAGGAGGGTGCTTTCAAGTACCCGTACCTACGCGAGGAAGACCTTGAACAGGTcgctggtggaggaggggatATACTCAAGTCTTTAGCCAACACGGTggcctctgccatcaacaaagCCCAAACGGGGACCCCCAGCTGGagtgcctatcccagcattcacGCTGCCTACCAGCTCTCGGGTGTGATCAAGtccgcccctctctctgcatCACCGTCCATACAGCTCAAGCAGGCCTTCAACAACAAGCTGAGGGCAATTGCACCGAAAGGGAAGTTTTACCAAGGTAGCATTGGTACAGAAAGCTTTCCGGTCCAGCACCACAGCAGAGACGTCAAAAAGGACAGAGGCCCTGTGGGTGACACGAAGGATGGCCAGAACAGCAAGTCAGAGCGGGCTGAAAACGAGGAGAGCGATAGCCAGGAGGATTCCTCTTCCTCAAAGATAGATAGTGAACCCGAGAAGGAAAGGAACGATGGCATCAGAGGGAAGCTGAGCCCCAATTTCTCAGACCGGGACAAGGCGTCCCCAAGCCCCCCTCCCATGGGCAATGGAGTGAGCCATGCCTCCACACTAGTCTCCAATGACTCCCCCGAGATCCTGAGCATAAATCCACTAAGTGCACTGCAGTCCGTACTGAACAATCACCTGGGGAAAGCCAACAAACCCTCCAATCCCAAGCCTGAGGCCACACTGACCACCTGCTCCCAGGCCTTGTTCTCCAAACCAAGCAGAAGCCAGGAGAAGCCAGCTCTGGCCCTTGTACCCCCCAGAGCTAGCCGGATCAGCAACTCGTTTCTATTCCAGAGCAACGACCAGCCCATTGACCTAACAAAATATAAGAACCACAAGACGAGTTCCTCGCACCTGAGGTCCTCCACACCCGTGCCACAGAAGCATGCCCTGTCTGACATCGCCGACATGGTCAAGGTCCTGCCGAAAGCCACCACGCCCAAGCCTTCTGTGTCCTCCAGGATGCCCGCTTTGAAGCTGGAGACAGACGTGCGGCGTTTTGAGGATGTGTCCGCAGACGTGTACTCTGTGCACAAGCGGAAGGGCAGGCAATCCAACTGGAACCCACAGCACCTTCTCATCCTGCAGGCCCAGTTTGCTTCCAGCCTATTCCAGACCTCCGAGGGCAAGTACCTGCTGTCCGACCTCGGGCCTCAGGAACGCATGCACATCTCCAAGTTCACCGGCCTGTCCATGACCACCATCAGCCACTGGCTGGCCAACGTTAAATACCAGCTGAGGAAAACGGGAGGGACCAAGTTCTTGAAGAACATGGACACCGGCAGCCCGATTTTCTACTGCAATGACTGCGCGTCTCAGTTCAGGACACCGGCCGCTTTTATTTGCCACCTGGAGTCCCACCTGGGATTTCAGATAAAAGACATGAGCAAAATACCCGTAGAGCATCAGACGAAAGTAGAGCCAGAGCTGTCCAAGGTTCTGGGTGTCAGGGCGACAGAGACGCTGTCCGCAGAAGAAGACATTGACTCTAAGTTCAAATGTAAGCTTTGCAGCCGGACATTCGCTAGCAACCATGCTGTCAAGCTTCATTTGAGCAAAACTCACAGCAAATCGCCAGAGAATCATTCACAGTATGTAGAAATGGACAAAGATTAG